Part of the Roseofilum capinflatum BLCC-M114 genome is shown below.
GTTGCGTGCGATCGCACCACGGACAGCGATCCAAATGACTCCCATAGCGATGCTGATCGTTTTTGCTACAGGTAATTAATTCCTTCTCTGCCTCCTGGAGCGCCAACTGCCACATCTTGGCATCTGGGCGCACATGGGGATTTTCAAACCCTTCCTCAAAACAGCGCCGAAACAACACTTGCAGTTTTGGATGCAACATTGTGAATGGGGGAGATACGGGCATAGGCGTGAGGGGAACCGATCGCGTCCCATGGGGAAAATACCCCTCAGCAATCCGTTGGGCGATCGCCGGAGGATCTCCCGGTAATTTATACACTCCTGCAAATGGATGGGTTCCCTCCATTAATAACTGAAAAATCAACACCGCTAACCCAAAACAATCCTGTTCCGGAGTACGATTCAAATTACCAAAGGACTGACCTTGTAGCTCTGGAGGCGTAAATTCTGGCTTACCCACCGGACAGCGATAAACTTCTTTCGTTTGCGGATGTTTCACCTGAATCGAATCCATATCCACCAGGGTAATTAAAGTCGTTTCTGTCACCAAAATATTCGACTCATTCACATCCCCAATCACATATCCCCGCTCATGCAAACTCTTCAGAGCGCCTGCCAAATTTCGCGCCGTTCGATGCAACCGAGAATATTCAAACCAAGGCCATTGAGTGCGGCGAGTTTTCGGATTATACAAATCAATAATCGGTCGCATTCCACTAATGCGCGGCATCAAAAACCCCACCACCTCTTGCTTCTGATTTAAAAGCAAATCCTCCGGCCAAGCAAACGAAAGATGATTTTGACTCGCAGTAGGATTATTAGGCGGATTTTCCACCATTGCCGCCAATTTAGGGCCATATTCCGGTTTCAGCTTATGATAAACCTTAGCCACCAGAGTCTGATCTTCGCTGAGTCCATAGACTTTCGCTTCACCACCCACCCCTAATTCCGTGGCGGATTGTAAATCTATCCAGTGTTGATTTGAGTGGCGTTGAAGCTTCATGATTCGTTGAATTTAAAAATGACATATCTTAGTTCAGAAGTCATCGATCGCGATCCTCTCGAATTAACACCGTGCTATCTCTAAAACCAAAATCTTGCGGATTAGCTCTAGGACGAGAGCGAATTCTGTGCAAAATATCGGACATCGACTCCATCTCTGGTACGGATTCAGTTATGGTTTGATTCGCGTCCAAGGATTGTGCTAAGACATGAATGACCGCCTCATTAACTGTCCATTGCTGTTCAGACGCTAGACTTTGAAGACGACGATACACTTCATCGGGTAAGTTTTCAATTTGCAGTGTAGCCATACGGTAACCTAATCGAGAAACAAACGAGACAGCTATATGAAGACAGCCCTATTGTCTTCATCCCAAACTTGGCGAGGCGAGAGATTTTGGTCAAATAACAACATGATTACTCAACGACTACTATCAATCGCTCCCGTTGAGCAGCAAAACTTAAACAAGCTAAAATATCCTCTTGGGTGAGATAGGGAAAATCTTCTAGAATTTCTTCATAGGTCATTCCAGAGGCTAAGTATTCCAGGACATCATAAACTGTAATTCTCATGCCTCGAATACAGGGTTTTCCTCCCCGTTTGCCGGGTTCGAGGGTAA
Proteins encoded:
- a CDS encoding DUF433 domain-containing protein produces the protein MLPANLANRITLEPGKRGGKPCIRGMRITVYDVLEYLASGMTYEEILEDFPYLTQEDILACLSFAAQRERLIVVVE